Proteins encoded together in one Bradyrhizobium sp. PSBB068 window:
- the ugpB gene encoding sn-glycerol-3-phosphate ABC transporter substrate-binding protein UgpB: protein MIFRRLGAAAVAAATLAFASPAFAVTEIQWWHAMTGANNDVIVKLATDFNASQSDYKVIPTYKGGYADTMNAGIAAFRAGNAPHIMQVFEVGTATMMAATGAVKPVYKLMADAGEKFDPSVYLPAITGYYSTSKGEMLSFPFNSSSTVMWVNLDALKKANIAEIPKTWPQVFEDAKKLKAAGYTTCGFSGSWVTWVNLEQLSAWHNVPLASKANGLDGFDTVLEFNGPLQVKHLENLVELQKDKTYDYAGRTNTGEGRFTSGECPIYLTSSAFFGNVKAQAKFNFTAAPMPYYPDVKGAPQNSIIGGASLWIMGGKSAEEYKGIAKFLTFLSDTDRQVWIHKASGYLPITKAAYAKAKEEGFYKDQPYLETPLLELTNKEPTENSRGLRLGNMVQLRDMWSEEIEQALAGKKTAKQALDSAVERGNQMLRQFEKTAVH from the coding sequence ATGATTTTCCGACGATTAGGCGCTGCTGCGGTAGCCGCTGCTACGCTTGCATTCGCGTCGCCTGCATTTGCGGTGACCGAGATCCAGTGGTGGCACGCGATGACCGGCGCCAACAACGACGTCATCGTCAAGCTGGCCACCGACTTCAACGCCTCGCAGTCCGACTACAAGGTGATCCCGACCTACAAGGGCGGTTACGCCGACACCATGAATGCCGGCATCGCGGCGTTCCGCGCCGGCAACGCGCCGCACATCATGCAGGTGTTCGAGGTCGGCACCGCGACGATGATGGCCGCCACCGGCGCCGTCAAACCGGTCTACAAGCTGATGGCCGACGCCGGCGAGAAGTTCGATCCGAGCGTCTATCTGCCCGCGATCACCGGCTATTACTCGACCTCGAAGGGCGAGATGCTGTCGTTCCCGTTCAACTCGTCGTCGACCGTGATGTGGGTCAACCTCGACGCGCTGAAGAAGGCCAACATCGCCGAGATCCCGAAGACCTGGCCGCAAGTGTTCGAGGACGCCAAGAAGCTGAAGGCGGCCGGCTACACCACCTGCGGCTTCTCCGGCTCGTGGGTCACCTGGGTCAATCTCGAGCAGCTGTCGGCCTGGCACAACGTGCCGCTCGCCAGCAAGGCCAACGGCCTCGACGGCTTCGACACCGTGCTCGAATTCAACGGCCCGCTGCAGGTCAAGCATCTCGAGAACCTGGTCGAGCTGCAGAAGGACAAGACCTACGACTACGCCGGCCGCACCAACACCGGTGAAGGCCGCTTCACCTCGGGTGAATGCCCGATCTACCTGACCTCGTCGGCCTTCTTCGGCAACGTCAAGGCGCAGGCCAAGTTCAACTTCACCGCGGCGCCGATGCCGTATTATCCCGACGTCAAGGGCGCGCCGCAGAACTCGATCATCGGCGGTGCCTCGCTCTGGATCATGGGCGGCAAGTCGGCGGAGGAATACAAGGGCATCGCCAAGTTCCTGACCTTCCTCTCGGACACCGACCGCCAGGTCTGGATCCACAAGGCCTCGGGCTATCTGCCGATCACCAAGGCGGCCTACGCCAAGGCCAAGGAAGAGGGCTTCTACAAGGACCAGCCCTATCTCGAGACCCCGCTGCTCGAGCTCACCAACAAGGAGCCGACCGAGAATTCCCGCGGCCTGCGCCTCGGCAACATGGTGCAGCTGCGCGACATGTGGTCGGAGGAGATCGAGCAGGCGCTGGCCGGCAAGAAGACCGCCAAGCAGGCGCTGGACTCGGCCGTCGAACGCGGCAATCAGATGCTGCGGCAGTTTGAAAAGACCGCCGTCCACTGA
- a CDS encoding MarR family transcriptional regulator — translation MVRKQTAADQALRLDNQICFAVYSTAHAFNRVYKPLLDRLGLTYPQYLVMLALWERDDVPVKDIGERLFLDSGTLTPLLKRLEAAELIRRTRSTEDERVVLIALTQQGHALREKAKAVPQSILAASDCSVGELLTMKDEIVALRDRLNAVLGE, via the coding sequence ATGGTCAGGAAACAGACGGCGGCGGATCAGGCGCTGCGGCTCGATAACCAGATCTGCTTTGCGGTCTATTCGACCGCGCACGCCTTCAACCGCGTCTACAAGCCGCTGCTCGACCGGCTCGGGCTGACCTATCCGCAGTATCTCGTGATGCTGGCGCTGTGGGAGCGCGACGACGTGCCGGTCAAGGATATCGGCGAGCGGCTGTTCCTGGATTCCGGCACGCTGACGCCGCTGCTGAAGCGGCTGGAAGCGGCCGAGCTGATCAGGCGGACCCGCAGCACCGAGGACGAGCGCGTGGTGCTGATCGCGCTGACGCAGCAAGGCCACGCGCTGCGCGAAAAGGCCAAAGCCGTCCCGCAGTCGATCCTCGCCGCGTCGGACTGCTCGGTTGGCGAATTGCTGACGATGAAGGACGAGATCGTCGCGCTGCGCGACCGGTTGAATGCGGTGCTGGGGGAGTAG
- the aroA gene encoding 3-phosphoshikimate 1-carboxyvinyltransferase, translating to MAHSDTPTPLESRACGPLAGKVRVPGDKSISHRALILGALSVGETRISGLLEGEDVLNTAQSMRALGAKVERTAPFAWSVSGVGVGGFAQPAAPLDFGNSGTGCRLVMGAVAGCPIAAVFDGDASLRSRPMRRILDPLELMGARVSDIREGGRLPLTLHGARYPVPIVYKTPVASAQIKSAVLLAGLSAPGITTVIEQEASRDHTELMLKHFGAEISSEKEGSHGRRITLNGEPELHGAEVVVPADPSSASFPIVAALIVEGSDVVFSDVMTNPLRTGLFTTLREMGASIEESEVRGDAGEPMAQLRVRASKLKGVEVPPERAPSMIDEYLVLAVAAAFAEGTTIMRGLQELRVKESDRLEATADMLRVNGVKVEVSGDDLIVEGRGHVPGGGLVATHMDHRIAMSALVMGCASDRPVKIDDTAFIATSFPDFIPMMRALGADFA from the coding sequence TTGGCCCATTCTGACACCCCGACCCCGCTGGAATCCCGCGCTTGCGGCCCCCTGGCTGGCAAGGTCCGCGTTCCCGGCGACAAGTCGATTTCCCACCGTGCCCTGATCCTGGGGGCGCTTTCGGTTGGCGAAACCCGGATTTCCGGCCTCCTGGAGGGCGAGGACGTCCTCAATACCGCCCAATCCATGCGCGCGCTGGGCGCAAAAGTGGAGCGGACGGCGCCGTTTGCCTGGTCGGTATCCGGCGTCGGGGTCGGCGGCTTCGCCCAGCCCGCAGCGCCGCTCGATTTCGGCAATTCGGGCACCGGCTGCCGGCTGGTGATGGGCGCGGTTGCAGGCTGTCCGATCGCGGCCGTCTTCGACGGCGATGCCTCGCTGCGGTCGCGGCCGATGCGCCGCATCCTCGATCCGCTCGAGCTGATGGGCGCCCGGGTCAGCGATATCCGGGAGGGCGGCCGGCTGCCGCTCACCCTCCACGGTGCCCGCTATCCGGTGCCGATCGTCTACAAGACGCCGGTCGCCTCGGCCCAGATCAAGTCGGCGGTGCTGCTGGCGGGCCTGTCCGCGCCCGGCATCACCACCGTCATCGAGCAGGAGGCGAGCCGCGACCACACCGAGCTGATGCTGAAGCATTTTGGCGCCGAGATCTCCTCGGAGAAGGAAGGCAGCCACGGCCGCAGAATCACGCTGAACGGCGAGCCCGAGCTGCACGGCGCCGAGGTCGTGGTGCCCGCCGACCCGTCCTCGGCATCGTTCCCGATCGTTGCAGCGCTGATCGTCGAAGGCTCCGACGTCGTGTTCTCCGACGTGATGACCAATCCGCTGCGCACCGGCCTGTTCACCACGCTGCGTGAAATGGGTGCCTCGATCGAGGAGAGCGAGGTGCGCGGCGATGCCGGCGAGCCGATGGCGCAATTGCGCGTGCGCGCCTCGAAACTGAAGGGCGTCGAGGTGCCGCCGGAGCGCGCGCCGTCGATGATCGACGAATATCTGGTGCTGGCGGTTGCGGCTGCGTTTGCCGAGGGCACCACGATCATGCGCGGCTTGCAGGAGCTGCGCGTCAAGGAGTCCGATCGGCTCGAAGCCACCGCGGACATGCTGCGCGTCAACGGCGTCAAGGTCGAGGTCTCCGGCGACGATCTGATCGTCGAGGGCCGCGGCCATGTCCCGGGCGGCGGTCTTGTCGCCACCCACATGGATCACCGCATCGCGATGTCGGCGCTGGTGATGGGCTGCGCGTCGGATCGGCCGGTGAAGATCGACGACACTGCCTTCATCGCCACAAGTTTTCCGGACTTCATTCCGATGATGCGCGCGCTCGGAGCTGATTTCGCATGA
- a CDS encoding cytochrome P460 family protein gives MQKSTLINLVAPVSISILATGVAISAQDKYSLQVQNGLAFSEFRGYEDWAVIAISENEGVIAVILGNPAMIGAYRDGVPGNGKPFPDGAKMAKIHWIPKKQEAYPGQPTVPGAQHDVDFMVKDSKRFADSGGWGYGAFEYDAATDVFRPANTTDNPPQENDAKCGYACHTVVQNRDYVFTEYGKR, from the coding sequence ATGCAGAAGAGCACGCTGATCAATCTCGTTGCTCCGGTATCGATTTCCATCCTCGCGACCGGTGTCGCGATTTCCGCGCAGGACAAGTACAGTTTGCAGGTGCAGAACGGGCTCGCGTTCTCCGAGTTCAGGGGATACGAGGACTGGGCGGTGATCGCGATCAGCGAGAATGAAGGCGTCATCGCCGTGATCCTGGGCAATCCCGCGATGATCGGCGCCTATCGCGACGGCGTACCCGGCAATGGCAAGCCGTTCCCGGATGGCGCCAAGATGGCGAAGATTCACTGGATCCCGAAGAAGCAAGAGGCATATCCCGGTCAACCAACCGTGCCAGGCGCCCAGCACGACGTCGACTTCATGGTCAAGGACAGCAAGAGGTTCGCGGATAGCGGCGGCTGGGGATACGGCGCGTTCGAGTACGACGCGGCGACCGATGTGTTCAGGCCCGCCAACACGACGGATAATCCGCCGCAGGAAAACGACGCAAAATGTGGTTATGCCTGCCACACGGTGGTGCAGAACCGCGACTATGTGTTCACCGAGTATGGCAAGAGGTAG
- the ugpE gene encoding sn-glycerol-3-phosphate ABC transporter permease UgpE, protein MVEEQGFQRYLAHVILWIGIAIVAFPVYLAIVASTQDNAVIANGQMSLLPGGHFLETYYQTLFVGTSGSTREPVLNMMLNSLVMALLIAVGKIAISIISAYAIVYFRFPFRMAIFWIIFITLMLPVEVRIYPTYKIVADLHLLDSYAGLSLPLIASATATLLFRQFFMTVPDELLEASRIDGAGPFRFFWDTLLPLSRTNMAALFVILFILGWNQYLWPLLITTRDDMQTIQVGIRKMITTTDALTEWPVVMATALLAMLPPVFVVVVMQKLFVRGLVETEK, encoded by the coding sequence ATGGTCGAGGAACAGGGCTTCCAGCGCTATCTGGCTCACGTCATCCTGTGGATCGGGATCGCGATCGTCGCTTTCCCGGTCTATCTCGCGATCGTCGCCTCGACCCAGGACAACGCCGTCATCGCCAATGGCCAGATGTCGCTGCTGCCCGGCGGCCATTTCCTCGAGACCTACTACCAGACGCTGTTTGTCGGCACGAGCGGCTCGACCCGCGAGCCCGTCCTCAACATGATGCTGAACTCGCTGGTCATGGCGCTGCTGATCGCGGTCGGCAAGATCGCGATCTCGATCATCTCGGCCTACGCGATCGTCTATTTCCGGTTTCCGTTCCGGATGGCGATCTTCTGGATCATCTTCATCACATTGATGCTGCCGGTCGAGGTGCGCATCTATCCGACCTACAAGATCGTCGCCGACCTGCATCTGCTCGACAGCTACGCCGGCTTGTCGCTGCCGCTGATCGCGTCCGCCACCGCGACACTCTTGTTCCGGCAGTTTTTCATGACGGTGCCGGATGAATTGCTGGAGGCCTCGCGCATCGACGGCGCAGGACCGTTCCGCTTCTTCTGGGATACGCTGTTGCCGCTGTCGCGCACCAACATGGCCGCGCTGTTCGTGATCCTGTTCATCCTCGGCTGGAATCAGTATCTCTGGCCGCTGTTGATCACGACGCGCGATGACATGCAGACCATCCAGGTCGGCATCCGCAAGATGATCACCACAACCGACGCGCTGACCGAATGGCCTGTCGTGATGGCGACCGCGCTGCTCGCGATGCTGCCGCCGGTGTTCGTCGTCGTCGTGATGCAGAAACTGTTCGTGCGCGGATTGGTGGAGACGGAAAAGTAA
- a CDS encoding Hsp20 family protein yields the protein MSRVPSLSSPFLLGFDEIERALDRVVKGADGYPPYNIERCDRTNGQPERLRITLAVAGFTRDQLDVTIEENQLVIRGRQQDDKARQYIHRGIAARHFQRTFVLAEGMQVLGADLKNGLLSIDLARPEPERVIKTIAINEHE from the coding sequence ATGTCTCGTGTTCCATCGTTGTCCAGTCCGTTCCTTCTGGGATTCGACGAGATCGAGCGTGCGCTCGACCGCGTCGTGAAGGGCGCTGACGGCTATCCTCCCTACAACATCGAGCGGTGCGACCGCACCAACGGGCAGCCCGAGCGGCTGCGCATCACGTTGGCGGTGGCGGGCTTCACCCGCGACCAACTCGATGTAACTATTGAGGAAAATCAGCTCGTCATCCGCGGCCGCCAGCAGGACGACAAGGCTCGGCAATACATCCATCGCGGCATCGCCGCGCGCCACTTCCAGCGCACCTTCGTGCTGGCAGAGGGGATGCAGGTGCTGGGCGCGGATCTGAAGAACGGGTTGTTGTCGATTGATCTGGCCAGGCCGGAACCTGAACGGGTCATTAAGACAATCGCTATCAATGAGCACGAATAA
- a CDS encoding organic hydroperoxide resistance protein, which yields MSVNVLYKTSAKATGGRDGHAATLDGALDVKLTTPKELGGGGGAGNNPEQLFAAGYAACFIGAMKFVASQGGPKVPADAAVTSTVGIGPRSEGGFGLAVELAVSLPGLSRADAEALVEKAHQVCPYSNATRGNVDVKLTVV from the coding sequence ATGTCTGTGAACGTGCTCTACAAGACCAGCGCCAAGGCAACCGGCGGCCGCGACGGCCATGCGGCAACGCTCGACGGCGCGCTCGACGTCAAGCTCACCACCCCGAAGGAGCTCGGTGGCGGCGGTGGCGCCGGCAACAATCCTGAGCAGCTGTTCGCGGCCGGCTATGCCGCCTGCTTCATCGGCGCGATGAAGTTCGTGGCCTCGCAGGGCGGCCCCAAGGTTCCCGCCGACGCCGCGGTGACCTCGACCGTCGGGATCGGCCCGCGCTCGGAAGGCGGCTTCGGCCTCGCCGTCGAGCTCGCCGTCTCGCTGCCCGGCCTGTCGCGCGCGGACGCCGAAGCACTGGTCGAGAAGGCGCACCAGGTGTGCCCCTATTCCAACGCCACCCGCGGCAATGTCGACGTCAAGCTGACCGTCGTCTAA
- a CDS encoding DUF1150 domain-containing protein, producing the protein MSEASIIFQSDSVTPEALAHLGEGHIAYVKQVRSEDVPDLFPQAPKIAPGLKLFALHAADGTPIMLTDSREAAIANAWSNELQAVSVH; encoded by the coding sequence ATGAGTGAAGCAAGCATCATCTTCCAATCCGACAGCGTCACGCCGGAAGCGCTGGCCCATCTGGGCGAGGGTCATATCGCCTATGTGAAGCAGGTCCGTTCCGAGGACGTGCCCGATCTGTTTCCGCAGGCGCCGAAGATCGCGCCGGGCCTCAAGCTGTTCGCGCTGCACGCCGCCGACGGCACGCCGATCATGCTGACCGACAGCCGCGAAGCCGCGATCGCGAACGCCTGGAGCAACGAGCTGCAAGCCGTCAGCGTCCACTGA
- a CDS encoding CoA transferase, giving the protein MTGLRVIDLTRVLGGPYCTQILADHGADVIKVEPPAGDEVRDWGPPFHEEDAAYFVGINRNKRSIGLDLASEGGRVVLMKMLETADVLIENFKPGTLDKWGIGNDVLRAKFPRLVHCRISGFGADGPRGGNPGYDAIIQAMTGMIAATGSPESGPMRIGVPLVDITTGLYAAIGILMALSERQRSGLGQFLETTLYETGLAIMHPHTANYFMHGKPPQLTGNEHPNLVPYAIFPTKTDNIFIGVGNDGTFRKLAKEIGKPELGTDPRFARNKDRIANRDALRAELAAVFSQHEAEPLCNRLLAAGLPAGPVQKIDQALTNPHTIHRGDVIEKDWYKGVASPIRLERTKPNLRRTPPKFSQHAAEVLGEFGYSSDEINGLVDKGVVCGPQRKR; this is encoded by the coding sequence ATGACAGGACTGCGCGTGATCGATCTGACGCGCGTGCTCGGCGGCCCGTATTGCACCCAGATCCTCGCCGACCACGGCGCCGACGTGATCAAGGTCGAGCCGCCCGCCGGCGACGAGGTGCGTGACTGGGGCCCTCCCTTCCACGAGGAAGACGCGGCCTATTTCGTCGGCATCAACCGCAACAAGCGCTCGATCGGACTCGACCTCGCCTCCGAGGGCGGCCGCGTGGTGCTGATGAAGATGCTCGAGACCGCCGACGTGCTGATCGAGAATTTCAAGCCCGGCACGCTCGACAAATGGGGCATCGGCAACGACGTGCTGCGCGCGAAATTTCCGCGCCTGGTGCATTGCCGGATCTCGGGCTTCGGCGCCGACGGCCCGCGCGGCGGCAATCCCGGCTATGATGCGATCATCCAGGCGATGACCGGCATGATCGCGGCCACCGGCTCGCCGGAGAGCGGCCCGATGCGCATCGGCGTGCCGCTGGTCGACATCACCACCGGGCTCTATGCCGCGATCGGCATCCTGATGGCGCTGTCGGAGCGGCAGCGCTCGGGGCTCGGCCAGTTCCTCGAGACCACGCTGTACGAGACCGGGCTTGCGATCATGCATCCGCACACCGCGAACTATTTCATGCACGGCAAGCCGCCACAGCTGACCGGCAACGAGCATCCGAACCTCGTGCCTTATGCGATCTTCCCGACCAAGACCGACAACATCTTCATCGGCGTCGGCAATGACGGCACCTTCCGCAAGCTCGCCAAGGAGATCGGCAAGCCCGAGCTCGGCACCGATCCGCGCTTTGCCCGCAACAAGGACCGGATCGCCAACCGCGATGCGCTGCGGGCCGAGCTGGCCGCCGTGTTCAGCCAGCACGAGGCCGAGCCGCTGTGCAACCGGCTGCTCGCCGCCGGCCTGCCGGCCGGCCCGGTGCAGAAGATCGACCAGGCGCTGACCAACCCGCACACGATCCATCGCGGCGACGTCATCGAGAAGGATTGGTACAAGGGCGTCGCCTCGCCGATCCGCCTCGAACGCACCAAGCCGAACCTGCGCCGCACACCGCCGAAATTCAGCCAGCACGCTGCGGAGGTGCTCGGCGAGTTCGGCTACTCCAGCGACGAGATCAACGGCCTGGTCGACAAGGGCGTGGTCTGCGGTCCCCAGCGCAAGCGCTGA
- the ugpA gene encoding sn-glycerol-3-phosphate ABC transporter permease UgpA translates to MQKQAIFQSKLLPYALVAPQLAIVLIFFYWPAAQAVIQSFLLQDAFGLSTSFVWFENYLELFKDPAYFAAIIRTFAFSLAIAVSSLSFALLLAVMADKPLRGSTLYRTLLIWPYAVAPPVVGVLWVFMLHPSLGVLSRYLRGMGIDWNPLLNGDQAAALVILAAAWKQISYNFLFFLAGLQSIPKSVIEAAAIDGARPMRRFWTVIFPLLSPTIFFLLVINIVYAFFDTFGIIDTMTRGGPGKATETLVYKVYSDGLLGGNLGSSAAQSVILMVIVIVLTGIQFRFVERKVTY, encoded by the coding sequence ATGCAAAAGCAAGCCATTTTTCAATCAAAGCTGTTGCCTTACGCGCTGGTTGCCCCGCAACTCGCGATCGTCCTGATCTTTTTCTACTGGCCGGCCGCGCAGGCGGTGATCCAGTCCTTCCTGCTGCAGGACGCCTTCGGCCTGTCCACCAGCTTCGTCTGGTTCGAGAACTATCTCGAGCTGTTCAAGGACCCGGCCTATTTCGCCGCGATTATCAGGACCTTCGCGTTCTCGCTCGCGATCGCGGTGTCCTCGCTGTCGTTCGCGCTGCTGCTCGCCGTGATGGCCGACAAGCCGCTGCGCGGTTCGACGCTCTACCGCACGCTCCTGATCTGGCCCTATGCGGTGGCGCCGCCGGTCGTCGGCGTGCTCTGGGTGTTCATGCTGCATCCCTCGCTCGGCGTGCTGTCGCGCTATCTGCGCGGCATGGGCATTGACTGGAATCCGCTGCTCAACGGCGACCAGGCCGCCGCCCTGGTCATCCTCGCCGCGGCCTGGAAGCAGATCTCCTACAATTTCCTGTTCTTCCTCGCAGGCCTCCAGAGCATCCCGAAGAGCGTGATCGAGGCCGCCGCGATCGACGGCGCGCGTCCGATGCGGCGGTTCTGGACCGTGATCTTCCCGCTGCTGTCGCCGACCATCTTCTTCCTCCTGGTCATCAACATCGTCTACGCCTTCTTCGACACCTTCGGCATCATCGACACGATGACCCGCGGCGGCCCCGGCAAGGCGACCGAGACGCTCGTCTACAAGGTCTATTCGGACGGCCTGCTCGGCGGCAATCTCGGCTCGTCGGCGGCGCAGTCGGTCATCCTGATGGTCATCGTGATCGTGCTCACCGGAATCCAGTTCCGCTTCGTCGAGCGCAAGGTGACTTACTGA
- a CDS encoding sn-glycerol-3-phosphate import ATP-binding protein UgpC yields MANVTLRSVRKTYPGGFEAIKGVDVDVGDGQFCVLVGPSGCGKSTLLRMVAGLETITGGEIDIGGRVVNQVEPADRDIAMVFQNYALYPHMSVYNNMAYGLRNRGMAEAEIKTRVEEAARVLELSPMLERKPRQLSGGQRQRVAMGRAIVRQPKVFLFDEPLSNLDAKLRIAMRVEIRKLQRRLNTTSIYVTHDQLEAMTLADILVVMNGGQVEQIGNPLQIYQKPATTFVASFIGAPPMNLMPLRSEELTSQIAGVDGAGIVGIRPEDFVISNETAPGGVALGLTVEAIEHVGAETFVYGSRQRAEQGVAANPGELPPGEVIVRVPGATGPGIGERILAVAPRDKLHLFTADGRKRVVG; encoded by the coding sequence ATGGCCAACGTCACGCTGCGCAGCGTCCGCAAGACCTATCCCGGCGGCTTCGAGGCCATCAAGGGCGTCGATGTCGACGTCGGCGACGGCCAGTTCTGCGTGCTGGTCGGCCCCTCCGGCTGCGGCAAGTCCACGCTGCTGCGGATGGTCGCCGGGCTCGAGACCATCACCGGCGGAGAGATCGACATCGGCGGCCGTGTCGTCAACCAGGTCGAGCCCGCCGATCGCGACATCGCGATGGTGTTCCAGAATTACGCGCTCTATCCGCATATGAGCGTCTACAACAACATGGCCTACGGCCTGCGCAACCGCGGCATGGCCGAGGCCGAGATCAAGACCCGGGTCGAGGAAGCCGCGCGCGTGCTTGAGCTCTCGCCAATGCTGGAGCGCAAGCCGCGCCAGCTCTCCGGCGGCCAGCGCCAGCGCGTCGCGATGGGCCGCGCCATCGTGCGCCAGCCGAAGGTGTTCCTGTTCGACGAGCCGTTGTCGAACCTCGACGCCAAGCTGCGCATCGCGATGCGGGTCGAGATCCGCAAGCTGCAGCGCCGGCTCAACACCACCTCGATCTACGTCACCCACGACCAGCTCGAGGCGATGACGCTGGCCGACATCCTCGTCGTCATGAATGGCGGCCAGGTCGAGCAGATCGGCAATCCGCTCCAGATCTACCAGAAGCCGGCAACCACCTTCGTCGCGTCCTTCATCGGCGCCCCGCCGATGAACCTGATGCCGCTGCGCTCGGAGGAGCTGACGTCCCAGATCGCGGGCGTCGACGGCGCCGGCATTGTCGGGATCCGGCCGGAGGATTTCGTGATCTCCAATGAGACCGCACCGGGCGGCGTCGCGCTCGGCCTGACCGTCGAGGCAATCGAGCATGTCGGCGCCGAGACCTTCGTCTATGGCAGCCGCCAGCGCGCGGAACAGGGCGTTGCCGCCAATCCGGGCGAGCTGCCGCCCGGCGAGGTGATCGTCCGGGTTCCCGGCGCCACCGGCCCTGGGATCGGCGAGCGGATCCTGGCGGTCGCCCCGCGCGACAAACTGCATCTTTTTACCGCTGACGGCCGGAAGCGGGTCGTGGGGTAA
- a CDS encoding TIGR02300 family protein, which produces MAKSELGTKRICPTTGKKFYDLNKNPVISPYTGEVVPIAPVAPARGRGAPVNSPATAAEPEAAEAEELVSLEEADAEENTGKVKAVVPESEDDIEVDETIDDDDDDDSTFIADEEEGDEDVTDIIGDVGGDEET; this is translated from the coding sequence TTGGCCAAGTCCGAGCTCGGAACCAAGCGCATTTGCCCGACCACGGGCAAGAAGTTCTACGACCTCAACAAGAATCCGGTGATTTCGCCCTACACCGGCGAGGTCGTGCCGATTGCGCCCGTCGCGCCGGCGCGGGGCCGTGGCGCGCCCGTGAACTCGCCGGCAACCGCAGCCGAGCCCGAGGCGGCCGAAGCCGAGGAATTGGTCTCGCTCGAGGAGGCCGATGCCGAGGAGAACACCGGCAAGGTCAAGGCCGTGGTTCCGGAATCCGAGGACGATATCGAGGTCGATGAGACCATCGACGACGATGATGACGACGATTCGACCTTCATCGCCGACGAGGAAGAGGGCGATGAGGACGTCACCGACATCATTGGTGACGTCGGAGGCGACGAAGAGACTTGA